A window of the Arachis duranensis cultivar V14167 chromosome 5, aradu.V14167.gnm2.J7QH, whole genome shotgun sequence genome harbors these coding sequences:
- the LOC107488689 gene encoding uncharacterized protein LOC107488689 gives MEANKKFEAGQTLTYAEFPNQFVYDRESRVWHPRKRGYSIGRLNYVPPGTGDIYYMRILLAVQRGCTTYEYIRTVNGIIYSNFQDACYSMGLLCDDREFIAAINEVAELASGHQLRKLFAMLLISNSISNPERVWNATWTLLADGILYERRKALKNQGLNMTDDELKNLCLIEIEKILNSNARSLRDYQSMPYPEMSHVRLFQNKLIEEELAYDTNELTHTNLYTEQKMTHEQRLVFDEILNAITITDESTCNIKHDSLKAELLIQSSLIIWDEAPMLNKMCFEALDRTLRDLMSITDQHKTHQPFGGKVVVLGGDFRQILPVIPKGSRHDILTSAINSSHLWSFCKVLKLHTNMRLLMSSLDQDESEMKRFANWILDVGNGNIGSVVGDESEVEIPNDLLITTPDDPLSHLVDFAYPNLLQNMSDYRYFQSRAILAPTLESVEKVNDFVLTIFPGMEKEYLSSDTTCQADENEDVRQEWFTPEFLNDIKCSGLPNHKLTLKPGVAVMLLRNIDQTSGLCNGTRLIVNDLGSNVIGATVVTGRNIGDKVYIPRMNLIPSDSGLPFKFQRRQFPLTVCFAMTINKSQGQSLSHVGLYLPKSVFTHGQLYVALSRVKSRSGLRVLILDEDGNPKSSTTNVVFKEVFNNI, from the exons ATGGAggccaataaaaaatttgaagcaGGTCAAACTTTGACGTATGCTGAATTTCCAAATCAATTTGTTTATGATAGAGAATCAAGGGTATGGCATCCACGCAAAAGAGGGTATTCTATCGGGAGGTTAAATTATGTTCCACCGGGTACAGgtgatatttattatatgagaaTTTTGTTAGCTGTTCAGAGAGGTTGCACAACATATGAGTATATTAGGACAGTTAATGGAATTATATATTCTAACTTCCAAGATGCTTGCTATTCCATGGGACTACTGTGCGATGATAGGGAATTCATTGCAGCTATTAATGAGGTAGCTGAACTTGCATCTGGTCATCAATTGAGAAAATTATTTGCGATGCTACTGATATCTAATAGCATTAGCAACCCAGAGCGTGTTTGGAATGCAACTTGGACATTATTGGCTGATGGAATACTATATGAGAGGAGAAAAGCTTTGAAAAACCAAG GACTAAACATGACTGATGACGAATTGAAAAACCTCTGCCTTATTGAGATTGAGAAGATACTCAACAGCAATGCGAGATCTTTAAGAGACTATCAATCAATGCCATATCCTGAGATGTCTCATGTTCGCCTTTTTCAGAATAAGCTAATAGAGGAGGAGTTAGCATATGACACAAATGAGTTGACTCATACAAACTTATATACAGAACAAAAGATGACTCATGAGCAAAGGTTAGTATTTGATGAGATACTCAATGCTATTACAATTACTGATGAATCTACTTGCAACATCAAGCACGACAGTTTGAAGGCTGAGCTGCTCATCCAAAGTAGCTTAATAATTTGGGATGAAGCTCCAATGCTCAATAAAATGTGCTTTGAAGCACTTGATCGGACGCTCAGGGATCTTATGTCAATTACCGATCAACATAAGACACATCAACCATTTGGTGGTAAGGTTGTTGTTCTAGGAGGTGATTTCAGACAAATACTTCCGGTGATTCCGAAAGGAAGTAGACACGATATATTGACATCCGCTATTAACTCATCCCATCTGTGGTCATTTTGTAAGGTTCTGAAACTGCATACGAATATGAGGCTTCTAATGTCTTCTTTGGATCAAGATGAAAGTGAAATGAAGAGATTCGCTAATTGGATACTTGATGTTGGAAATGGAAATATTGGCTCTGTTGTTGGTGATGAATCAGAAGTTGAAATTCCAAATGATCTATTGATTACAACTCCTGATGATCCTCTCTCTCATTTGGTAGACTTTGCATATCCAAATTTGTTGCAAAACATGTCAGATTACAGGTATTTTCAGAGTAGGGCAATTCTTGCACCCACGCTTGAGAGTGTCGAGAAGGTAAACGATTTTGTCTTGACAATCTTTCCAGGGATGGAAAAGGAGTATTTGAGCTCTgacacaacatgtcaagctgatGAGAATGAAGATGTACGACAAGAGTGGTTCACACCAGAATTCCTAAATGACATCAAATGTTCGGGACTACCCAATCACAAGTTGACTTTGAAGCCAGGAGTCGCTGTAATGCTACTGCGAAACATAGACCAGACTTCAGGTTTATGCAATGGGACAAGATTAATAGTTAACGACCTTGGCAGCAATGTAATTGGAGCGACGGTAGTGACCGGTAGAAATATTGGAGATAAAGTGTACATTccaagaatgaacttgatcccttCAGATTCAGGATTGCCATTTAAGTTCCAACGGAGACAATTTCCATTGACAGTATGCTTTGCAATGACCATTAACAAGAGTCAGGGTCAATCATTATCACATGTAGGGCTTTATTTGCCAAAATCAGTGTTCACCCATGGACAACTTTATGTTGCTTTGTCAAGAGTTAAGAGTCGCAGTGGCCTCAGGGTTTTAATTCTAGACGAAGACGGCAATCCaaagtcatcaacaacaaatgtcgtgttcaaagaggtttttaataatatttag